Genomic segment of Panicum virgatum strain AP13 chromosome 9N, P.virgatum_v5, whole genome shotgun sequence:
AGGACAATGTACCATACTGAACAAAAATATAAGCAAAACTTACTGTTGCACTATTAATACTACATTCTTGCCATCAGGAATGATGCTGAATGACCAAGGCGGAAGGATGTAAATGCTCATTGTTGAACACAACTTTTGCATCAGAATTAGAATTGTAGTTCGCAAGGAAAGTATCATAGCTAGATGGAGATCAGAAGACATGGGCCTAAAGTATGGATGATGTATATAAGTGACACATCAACTCATACGTGGGCTCACCGTAGAGAAATGCCGACTAAGACATATCTCTGGCATGGTTCCAAGCGTAGTAATTGATGGGTCAACAGAAAACAATGCTTGCTTACATAATTTAACAGCTCTGTGGAGTTCTTTCAGATCAATGTGCTTTGGTTCTCTAACAAGTCCTGGACATAACAAAGCAAGTATGAGTACTAGTAAACACACTTATGAAAGATATATGTTCTACAAAATGCAGTTACAGTCTTGATGGCTACCAAAATATTAGAATGCATGGATGCAACTTGTTTAAAAAATCATATTTATACATTTTATAGAGATAAAACCGGCAATGGCGCACATCTGAAATAATCTACTGAATTTCTTCCTAGTAAACTTATCATATTCATCAACGAGCAGTAATGCCGTGGGTGGAGATACAAAGATCAGTACGTACCAAGTACAAATCAACGAGCAATACAGACTGAAACGAGATCCAGAGATGATGGAATTCTCCTAGAGAAATCCTTAAAAAATGAAACCCTAACCCATGCCGAAAAAATTGGGCAAAACCTTCCCTAACATGAGAAAGCCCCCACGTCGGAGAAGCCTTGGAATCACCGGCAAATCCTTCTCGCCGGTGTAGCCCTAGAGGCGCTATAGAGAAGAACCGGCCGCCGACCATTAGAATCACTAGCAAATCCTCCTCGCCGGTGAAGCACTGGAGGCGCTGCAGGAGAAGAACCGGCCGCCGACCGTTGGAGTTGCCGGCGAATCCTTGAAGGCATTGCAGAAAAGATCTGACCCGCCGACGCCACGAAACTCTATCCTCTAAGAACTAGAACGACAGGGGAAATGAAAGCGGGAGCTGGGCCGGAAATTGGGCCGGCGAATAAAATAAAGGAAGCGAGCGGGCCGAGCTGCGAAAAAATGCTTATGCGATAAAATGAATCCTAGTAACGCGCCTGACCTGTAATATTTTCGGAGATGGGGGAGAGAGGGCTCGGAACGAAGACGACGGCGCGGTGACACGCGTCAGGCTCGTGTGGGCAGAGTGCGATGGCGCCTTGAGCCCACTCTCTTGTCACGGCCCGCGTGTCGAATGATGGGCCGGAAATGGGCTCAGCTACTCCCGCGTCACATTCGGCCCACGAAACCATGCCTTACCTTCGAGGCGAAGGCACCAACCACGCATCGAGAAGGTCGTTTTGGCCTTGTCTTTCTTCCCATCCACTTATTCCAACCGAACAAGCCGTGTTTGCTTCCCGtcttcgtcctcctcctcccttccctttGCCAGCGGAGCTGCCAGTTGCCACCCGCGGAGTCGTTTCCGTCGTCCGGCGAAACCCTAGCTAGCGGGGCGAGCGAGAGAGGCCAGAGGCGATGTGGGGGTATCGGAAGGCGCCGGACCTCGAGGCCGGCGGGTCGGAGCTGCTTTACCCGGGGATGACGGAGAGCCCCGATCTGCGGTGGGCGTTCGTCCGCAAGATCTACGTCATCCTCGCCGTCCAGCTAGCCATGACGGCCGTCGTCTCCGGCTTCGTCGTCAAGGTGCCCGCCATCTCCGAGTTCTTCGTCTCCTCCAACTCCGGGATCGCGCTCTACGTCTTCCTCATCATCCTGCCCTTCATCGGTAAGcctagctctctctctctctctctctctctctctctctctctctctctctctctctctctctctctctctctctctctctctctctctctctctctcgtttttTGGGGATTTTCTTTGCGTGAACTGAAATTGGTGCGTCGTCTTGATTTGTTTGGGTCTGATTTGTTTGCTCGCAGTGCTGTGCCCTCTGCACTACTACCACCAGAAGCATCCGGTCAATCTGCTGCTGCTCGGCCTCTTTACCGTCGCCATCAGCTTCGCCGTCGGCATGACATGCGCTTTCACCAGCGGTAATTTGCTCAGTTGTTACTTGCTCTGCAACATCATTAGGTGTGACCAGGGTTCACGTAACCGACCGGAGACCggtaaccgccgccctccggtaccggtccggtttggccggttaccggtcggaaccggtggaattcaaatttgaattcaaatggcgtagttcaaccggttagaccggtatactGGCCGATTtggccggtttaccggccggtttgactggtaaccggccggtttgactgataaccagtcaaattcaaatttttttcatttttggtttaaattcaaatacccgcaaagtatactaaataaatgtttgtataatatatttttagtctaaatgaaccctttaaccctcttttgtactacttttacattatatttgtatacttttgtatgcacgttttttttgtttaactttaaatccccgcaaactatactaaatgaacgaatttttgagaaaatttgacaccattagattcgtcgcaccttgaagtatttttggaaatttttcatttttttgaatttaaatttaaattttaaatttggaccggtttcataccggaccaaaccggaaccggtccggtccggtttgaccggtaaccggtcaaaccggaccggttaccgacggttagGTAAACCCTGGGTGTGACAGCGTGAACGAATTTATACAGTTGGTCTAGTTGAGCATCCCGAATCGGTTATTCTGGCGATTGGTGATTCTAGCAAATGGGAGTTTCTGTTTGTATTAAGATTCCCCTTCTTCCATGATCCTTTAGGCTTTAACGGAATTATGGATTTCTTCTGTTTGGTATGACCACTCAGAAAATTTCGGCAAGCTGATAAATGCTAACGATGAAATCCAGTCTTAACATTCAAGATCTGTTCTATGGTCACCAGCACAATCATATAGTTGGAATACTGGAGCTCATATAAATTGAACCTTTGTGGATGAAGAATTTGGCTGAAAGAATGTGATATACATACCACAGAACCTGCAAAACTAGAATTTATCTGAAGTCATCCCATTCGTAGATCCATATTTTGATTACAGGTTTCCAATGTCTTTGTATATTGTGGCTGCTTTGCAGCAAGCTTAGCATATGCTTTAGATCAGCCCACACAAATTGTGAACAAACATGATGTTAGTTGCCCCAGTCCGTTGTAAGCTTTAGGTGTAAGCATCTCTCTGACGTGCCCATCCAACACAAAGGCATTTGGTATGCTGCCCTGTCTATGGGTTCGATCATTGTTATTTCTTCTTGTTGATTCCTTGTTAAAAGGTTGTCCAGTAGTGGAAACCTTATTCTTTTCTCCCTTTCTGACAAGGAAACCAATGAGTGAAAACCTTCAttgtgtttctctcttttacaagtatatatatattttttgaactCGCATGGTCCTGTAGAAGTTGGGATTCTGCTAATTTTTTCTATTAGATATAGATACATACCCTGTTTTTGTTTTTacctttatatttttttaattatcgGCATAACAGTGAAACTCTATCAGGCCATTGTTATGAACTTTTGAACTTTTTGACGGTACAAACAAAATATGTCTTGAAACTAGCCTAGATGAATCACATGGAACTATTATGTACATAGGTTATAGGTATAAGGTCCTGAACTTTGAAGGGCCCTATAACACTGCAGAGCTATTACAATTGATCAATTCCTTTTGTGTGAAGTTACTTCATCTACTGGCTGGATTGCTGCCATGTGTGATTGCAATTTGCTTTGATGATGTCCTAATTGTGTGCATGCTTAGGTGTTCATATCaacttgcattttttttctatgtGGAATTGATCGCAGTATGTTATGTACAGGAAAAGTCATTTTGGAGGCTGCAATTCTTACAGCAGTGGTGGTGATCAGCTTAACTGCTTACACTTTCTGGGCTGCAAAGAGGGGCCATGATTTCAATTTCCTTGGTCCCTTCCTGTTCGCCGCTCTCATGGTCCTCATGGTGTTTTCACTAATCCAGGTTGGATTGCTGTACCTTGATCACCATGAAGCACTATTTTTCTGTGGAGTTTGAATGAATCATCTAATTATTAATTTGCTTATGCCTCTGTTCGAACGGCCGTTTAGTCCATTTAAACAGCGTTTAAACAGTAAACAgaggtagagcctaccgtctgtaaccggaaggtcccgggttcgagccccagcctctgcacatttgtgtgggtaaggcttggggcttaaagacaaaccttccccagaccccgcacagtgcgggaagcctacggcactgggtacgcccttaaACGGTAAACAGAGGTCACCCGTGTCGTTTGGGCCCTAAACGGTGAATTAAACGGTTGGACGGTTTAAACCCGTTTAAACCGTTAAAATCCGTCTAAATTGTCTAAATAGAGTCGAGTTAATCATGATTAAATGAGCTAGATGAtcatttaattcataatttagtcAATAGGAGGATTACAACTACCACAATCAATACCGAACCAAGTAGCACCGTAAGTATATGAAATGTTGTGGGTTTTAAATTTCTTCTAGAAAGATTATTTGGCAGAATAGTTACTTTTTACATGTGCAAATATGTAGACTTTCTAGCATATTTGACATTTACGTACATAAATATGCATATTTTAATGTTACTATGCCAAACTGTTTAGGCCATTTAACTCCGTTTAAATACCATTTAAACGGCGTAAACACTAAACAAAGGGTGACCGACTGTTTACCGTTTAACATTTAGGAAAACATTGGCTTATGCTGATTTACGCACGATACTAATAGAGCTTTTCCTGTGCAGATCTTTTTCCCACTGGGCAAGATCTCTGTGATGATATATGGTGGACTGGCGTCACTTATCTTCTGTGGCTACATCATCTATGACACAGACAATATCATCAAGCGCTACACGTACGATGAGTACATATGGGCTGCAGTTTCACTCTACCTCGACGTCATCAACCTGTTCCTGTCTCTGCTGCAAGTGCTGAGGGCAGCGGATAGTTGAGCTCGTCAACCTTCCACTTCAATCTTGTTCTCCCGTACATTTGTGCATATCACGAATTCCATGAATGCGCATGGATACACCAATTTGAAAAGTGGATTCTGTTGGTGCTACTGTAGTTAAAACGTTATGTACCGCCCAGCTGATAAGGATAATTTGAAAAGTGGATTCTGTTGGTGCTACCAGCTTTTGAAAAGATGAAATGTCGCTTTATTTCTATTCACGTTCAAAATATGAGTCCCagggtttattttattttcGGTGAAGCATGTGAACACATTCCTGAACGCAGATGGTCTGGTTTGCTAATTGGTACGAATGGACAATCGTGCACATAATTTGGTCATTTACAATCCAACGAGGTTTTTCTAAATTTTCATCTGAAAATTCAAATTCTCTTTTGAAAACTGGTAGTCAATAACAGGACTAGATATGCCGAAGACGCTCTACTGCAATCGTTGCTCTATTTATTACTCGGCTTAAGTGGTATTTGTATGCTGACCGCTGAATCAGCATAAAGAGCCTAAAGTGTAAATTGGTGATTTTTAAGTGCACCTCTAACCTCTCCaacctctttagttcaaaattgtgTGCAACTTCTCTAAAATGAAATCTCAATTTGAAAAATTAGCATAAgtatttgaactaaagagagttGGAGGTGGATCACCAATTTACACCCCTAAAGTCATTCGTCAATTGCAATTGCTGTCCATGACACCTCAAAAGTGCCACATAATTGATTTGCTTATTATTCAGTAGCCAGGTAGTGTACAGGCCCGAAATCCTAGCAAATCAGACTGCATATGTTTCCAGAATTTGGGCCACTTTCTTGAGCACTAGTCAGGCTTGATTCGTTGGCCTAAACATAGCCTGTGCCTTCAAATTCGTGAGCAAAACAAAAGCAGAGGAAAGCTGGAGAAAAGTTTGGTTTCTAGCATCAGAAAAGCAGATACTAGAAAATTCTTGCATCACATGATCCATCAAATGTACAGCTGGAAAACCGACATTTTGACCGCACCAAGAATAGAAGTCATCCTGCAGTTCCCGCCATGTTTCTCCACCACCCAAAGCTTCCAGTACGCCTAAACATCCCTCCCAGCGCGCCCCACCCATCAATAATCGACGAGCCGCCAGAACCGACCACCGGCTGGCCGtctctccccctctccctccctcctcgggCACGCGGGAGACCACCGGCAGGCAACCATGGGCAAGCACGACAAGTGCAGCCACGACGCCGAGGCGTGCTACCCGCCGGGCGCCgtcccgggcggcggcgccatgtaCCCCTACATGATGGAGAGCCCGCAGATGCGGTGGGCCTTCATCCGCAAGGTGTACGTGATCGTcaccctgcagctgctgctgacgGTGGCCGTCGCCGCGACGGTCAACCTCGTCGGCGCCATCAGCGGCTTCTTCCGCTCCCGCACCCCGGCGGCGCTCATCGCCTTCGTCTGCATCATCATCGCCCCTATCATCGgtacgcccgcgccgcgccgcgccggcggccttgaTCCTCGTCGCACGATCGACATGTAAACATTTTTGTATGTAATGTCGCTTTTTTTTTGGCAGTGATGATCCCGATGATCTGCCTGCGTAAGCGGCACCCGATCAACCTCGTGCTCCTGACGCTCTTCACCATCTGCATGAGCTGCGCCGTCGGGGTGGGCTGCCTCTTCGCGAAAGGGGTCATCATACTGGAGGCGGCGACGATCacgctggtggtggtggccgggcTGACCGCCTACACCTTCTGGGCGGCGAAGAAAGGCTACGACTTCGAGTTCCTGGGGCCATTCCTGGTGGCCGCCTGCCTCATCTTGATGGTGTTCGCGCTCGTGCGGATCCTCTTCCCGATGGGCAGGACGGGGACGATGGTGTACGGATGCATCGCCGCGCTGGTGTTCTCCGGCTTCATCATCTACGACACCGACAACCTCATCAAGCGCTACTCCTACGACGAgtacgtcgccgccgccatcgagcTCTACCTTGACATCATCAACCTCTTCCAGGCCATCCTCAGCGTGCTTGAAGCAATCGACGGATGAGCCGCAGCTGAGAAGGCTGCCTGCCAATCTGAGCACACTAGAATCGTATTCCTATCCACTGTAAGCTACCAGGGTGGGTTGCAAATTTACAAGATGATCTGTACTCCATAGATAGGGTCGAACAGCACCGAGGTGGTGATTGGACATTACCAAGGAAATATTGTTGCCAATCCAATTCGTTACTTCACAACAGCCGCGGAAAGATCACCATGGGGCCAAGCCGTTTGTGACAGATTGAGGTAACAATGCAGTGCATTCACCAGCTTCAGAAATGTTTCACCACAAACCAAACTTTCTAGGGACTAACGGAAAATGCTTGCAAATTTAGCGAGACCAACGATCAAATATTGCATGTATATGGAGTAATTTTGGTTCATTCGTGAAATGAATTCAGATTTCTGGGAGGGGAAAATATCATTTCATCTGACTGTCACACCCAAGCCATACATAGTAGCAGGATTAAAAGATGCCCAAGAGGCCATAGCTTCAGCGCCACCAGACCCACTCTTTGAACTCCGCATGTAAAAAATAGGCCAGGATCAACTAGAAATTGCTGAATCCAACAGCTATCCGTTTCTAATATGCCACACTCCGACAGTCTTAGtgctcttctatcttcttcaggTCCTTCATATTTGTTGTGTCCACCCTGCATAAGAACCAAACAATTTTAGCATTAGGAAAATGACAACTTCCATCATACATGCATCCACGAGGACGTTAAGAACTCGTTCCCAATGCCTATCTCCCCCTCCCCCACAAGCACATTCCAATCTGATTCAGTAAAATGTATTTTCACCATTCAATTTTGAATAAAATGGTCGGTTACTAAATCTAGCAAAACTGCAAAAGTTATATCTACTTTTTCCAGAAATAGGTACCCAAACATAATATGCACATACAAATGTGCATGACAGTAGGCCTATTTTTCAACCCTACATCCCTTGCAAAGTTAAAGGCCACAATGAGAGAAACATCAAAGTACATATAGCTGGATCAATACCCAAAAGTTGCACATGCAGCATCACACAGGTATCCTACCGACCACTGAGCAGCCAATCAGTATGAATATCTATGTACATGGCCTCACACTAATCATCACGAATCTAATTTAACTCAAAAGAATTTCCAAATCCTATTCTTATTCCCCAGAAATGCAATTTCTCCTCCCCTAAATAAGTTAGTAATATTCCAGCCCGGATCTCTTACTTTAGACAATTATCATCCTTTTCATATCTTAACTACTAACAAAATGGAAACAAAATAGTGTGTACCAAGTGTTTTTACTCTGTTAGTAACCAAGTGAAAAGAAAAACTTACGTTGTTCCGTAAAGTGCAATCTTGTGAATTTTTGTGACATCACTTCCACTTTGATTATCCTCAATAAATATAGTCAGGCTGAAATGATATAATAGCAGACCATTAAAAGCAGTGACACAATACAGAAATCAGGGAGCAAAAGCATATGGATCAATGATATATACATACCTGCGAACATTTTGGAACTTGACATATTTCAGCGTTGCAGGTTTATTCTGCAGAGAAGAAAGGCCAAGATTCATCAGTTTGAAGCAAAACTATATGGCTGTGTtgtaaaaggaaaaacaagaCGTCCATCAATTAACATATTTACAAGTAGAATGATAAGTTCAGGAAGAGAATATACCTCTACCAAATGATCCGTGGAGAGATCAAGAGTGTCACTTGGCGGATAGTCATTCACATTGCTGCCATTTATTACAAAAATTTACAGTCAGCCTAGATAGAAAAAACAATgcattttgaaaagttcaaactACTCCAATCATACCTGAAACCCATATGCTCTTTGTTGGAGAAGAGTTTTACCGTTTTGGGGCCTGTGATGATGAAAGAGACATTATTGTTTGAAAAACAAGCACAACCAGAAAATTGCAATGACAGAGCAACATGCAGTTCCATCAACAAAGAAATAGTCTGAATATCATCCCATGCACTGTCCCAATCAAAAGCATCATTGAAAGAAATCAACCTTATGATTTAAGGAAATTCACACATACAAAAAAATTGGAGACTGAGCATTAAATTGGCATACATAATGggaacaactttttttttttcaaataggTGCAACTGCAACCTGTGCATTTGTTTCAAAAGCACAGGACGTCAATATAATGGTGACTGAAGATGCATGGAAGCATGGCAGTACTAATGCAAATTGACAGTACTAATGCAAACTGAAATAGATGCAAAGCATGAGAAATTTAAACAAGCAAAATCCTCTGTCGCAAGTCTGAACACTGAACCCGAAGGAACAAGAAAAATCATAGTTTCAAGTAGCACCAGGACCACAACTAAATCAGGAGCAAACATTGATTCACGAAATCATAAGATGCTTGCAGAACTACCATGAATTGGCTTACAAGTGGGCTTCGCTCTTTTGACAGCCCACTTGTTACAATTGCTATCACTATTGCATCTAACTTAGTTACTTAGGAAAGTACTGCACATACGGACATACCCATTTCACTTAAACTGTCAATTGGCACAAATCTAGCCTCAACGCACAGAACCTAGCAGAGAGTTGTATCTCACCATCTTCCTCGGGGCCTTTGAAGAGCGCGGAATGCAGTTTGACCACCTGCATGAAGGGGATGTAGATCAGCAGCTGCTCGTCCGAATCGCTGGCAAGGTACAGCCCCTCGTCTTCCCTTAAAATCTGCAATCACCACAACGCAATCGCCATCAGAACTCAACAGCGGAGCAGTAACGAAACACACACGGCCGCGCTAGCCAGGAGCGATCCGACACGACGCCACCACCGACGAAACCCTAGGAAAATGTTTCCAAAAAGCTgaagtgaaaaaaaaactaaccgcCCCACCAAAAATTGTTGGGAGATCAGAATCTAGAAAATCCGCTGGAATCGCGGAAGGGAACCAatcgagctagggtttggccgGTGCCATACCTGCTTGAGCGCGTTGACGATGCTGTGGGAGGAGTCCTGGTTGAGGCACTCGACGCCGGTCCAGTCGATGAAGTCGACCAGATCCACCTGCCCGCGCGGCACCTGCAcgggcgcggccggggcggcgggggcgggggtcgcgccggccgcgccggcggcggcggtgttggcggcggccatgggttGGTTCGGCTCGGCTTAGCTTCCCGAAGCTTCTGGAAGGGCGCCCGGggcggagggagagggagggaggggccgaTTGGGGGAGCGCGTTCGAGAGGTGCTTTGTGCGCGCGCGTGCGGGAAGAGGGGGAGCGACTTGCGGTTGCGGCTGCTGGGACTACGCTGATGGGGTCGGGCCGAGTCGAGTTCGTCGGCTGCTCAGCTGGAGTTTtttaagggaaaattcgattcatgccaccacaacttcgtgaaattgggtttcatgtttaaaatcatgccactcaatggcatgaatttcaacatgaaatccaatttcaagaagttgtagtggcatggattcAATTGACCCTTCTTTTAATGAGTTTTTTAAATATAACAATAAATCCAATATATGATAAAAGTTCGAGACAAAATCTACACGCATGATTTTTATTGCTCCAATCAAACATTCAATTAGGCTGATaccaagacaaaaaaaaaatcaatggaCTCATCAGGTCAATAATGCCTGTAATTTGGCAAATACGCTGATGTTTTTTGAAAGCAAATACGCTGATGTTTACAGTTCAGAATTGGGCAAACAGATTCCAGGTCTCGTGACGACTTAGCATCCATCTTGTCAGCAGACACAACGTACATTACATAGCACAAGGGCAGGAGATTTCACATGATCTAAGGTCGCATGGAGACAGGAGACGCCACCGTTTCCTATCACTGTCAGCGATGAATAAACACTCGTAGGTGCAGCATATTTCAGCACTGAATTTTGATGGTTCAGATCCTTTGAAGGACTTTGCAGTGAGCTTTTACAAAGGAGGCATTGGCGGCTTCACATCCAGAGACGGTCAGAGCATGGGTGCTTTTGCGATCTATACAGAAACTGGGCATCTCGTCTCATCTGGATAGGTAAAGAAAGATAACACCTTTGCTACAGCtattaaaaatttgagcacaCGAATGCAGACAGTGAGACAAAATCAAACAGAAAATGCAACTGTGGAGTGGATCTAACAGATGGGATGTTGTAGGGTGCATACCTGGAGACTGAAGTTAGAACTTGAGGTTTATACTTTATACCCATGGGACAAGTAATGTCACTCTCCACCCATGGGACAAGTAATGTCATTCTCCACCCATGGGACAAGTAATGTCATTCTCCAATTTCTTGTTCCTCCTAGCTGAATCTTAtattgtttttttcttcttcgccTCCTTTCTTTCGGCTAGGTATCACTGATAAAGTTCCTGCCAAGAAGATATTATTTTCTGCACTCATATTGTAAGTCCATAAAGTTCCTGCCAAGAAGATATTATTTTCTGCACTCATATTGTAAGTCCATAGGAAGACGTGGTGCATTGCTCATTCAGGACCAATTTGCCATCATAAGCTCTTACTGTAACACCCCTATCTTCTGTTGCTGTGCTTCCACACTGAAAGTTTAAAGTGAGAAGCACTTGCATATACTCGTAGGAACCAAGTCATGCAAGCAAGGAAAAACAGAAGACCAATGTTATATACAAAGTTGCGAACTATAAAATGTTAAAAGTAACAGAAAGGCTAGTAATATAATAGTACAAAGTTCAGGCAAAGCACCCAAGTACAATTTAAGTAATGGCTAGATAGCAAAGAGTGTGCTTGTCCCAAAAAAAATGACATGTTAATGTCTGAAATGTACAGGATGTTATGCAGATAAGCAATTAGTCACTGGTCATATTTGCTGCTGGAAATCTCTTTAGACTCTACAGCCATCTCATTATCTTTTCTGCAGGAGGTCTTTATACTATTGTACAAGTATTATTGATGCTATTATTTTATATTGGTTCTTGACAACTTCACCTGACAACGATGTATCCTCCAAGTTCAAACAGTGTACCGAATATAGAGTTCAAAACTTCGAATCATCAATGGCATTCCTCTCCTTGTCTTTGTACAACAACTAAAATCTAAAACCCTATCTCAGACCCTCAATCTAGCCCCTCCAACAGTATGTTGCTCACATTGTCATCATCCACTGTTTGGTAGAGATGACCAACTTCTCTAGCTTCCTCTCCACCAATATTGCCAACCAAGATCTGATGTGTCCTTGAATCAGGTACCCACCCCTTTTCCA
This window contains:
- the LOC120688249 gene encoding PITH domain-containing protein At3g04780-like; the encoded protein is MAAANTAAAGAAGATPAPAAPAAPVQVPRGQVDLVDFIDWTGVECLNQDSSHSIVNALKQILREDEGLYLASDSDEQLLIYIPFMQVVKLHSALFKGPEEDGPKTVKLFSNKEHMGFSNVNDYPPSDTLDLSTDHLVENKPATLKYVKFQNVRSLTIFIEDNQSGSDVTKIHKIALYGTTVDTTNMKDLKKIEEH
- the LOC120688250 gene encoding protein LIFEGUARD 2-like: MGKHDKCSHDAEACYPPGAVPGGGAMYPYMMESPQMRWAFIRKVYVIVTLQLLLTVAVAATVNLVGAISGFFRSRTPAALIAFVCIIIAPIIVMIPMICLRKRHPINLVLLTLFTICMSCAVGVGCLFAKGVIILEAATITLVVVAGLTAYTFWAAKKGYDFEFLGPFLVAACLILMVFALVRILFPMGRTGTMVYGCIAALVFSGFIIYDTDNLIKRYSYDEYVAAAIELYLDIINLFQAILSVLEAIDG
- the LOC120688248 gene encoding protein LIFEGUARD 2-like, with protein sequence MWGYRKAPDLEAGGSELLYPGMTESPDLRWAFVRKIYVILAVQLAMTAVVSGFVVKVPAISEFFVSSNSGIALYVFLIILPFIVLCPLHYYHQKHPVNLLLLGLFTVAISFAVGMTCAFTSGKVILEAAILTAVVVISLTAYTFWAAKRGHDFNFLGPFLFAALMVLMVFSLIQIFFPLGKISVMIYGGLASLIFCGYIIYDTDNIIKRYTYDEYIWAAVSLYLDVINLFLSLLQVLRAADS